The Pocillopora verrucosa isolate sample1 chromosome 14, ASM3666991v2, whole genome shotgun sequence genome has a segment encoding these proteins:
- the LOC131774710 gene encoding procollagen C-endopeptidase enhancer 2-like: MGVFKSNQLTTTASVIVLLLFFGKGQCDSICPNGITNITAPSGELVYPESGTYGKNETKCWRITVPDTYDGIQYRISRVDVEMCTACKCDYLQTGNYYNDLHVKPKLCGRNNYNYLQGYIVNVYWPTEFTSGSTGYLRFVSDNTAHYTGFKLTFIAKSRSAGRVNYLNATEDETIEFGTPKVDIENYPSNYEEQWILIVPEGRNVQIDFDIFELEDSEGCKNDYVEFREASIVAGSSNGDIGPILTGRLCGNTKPNSILSQGNMVWVQFLSDGNSTTVNKGFKASFKAGRGSGLPVSRPMMLLHFLALIMHVSKNNLF, translated from the exons ATGGGAGTATTCAAATCCAACCAACTCACTACAACTGCTTCTGTCATTG ttttattacTATTCTTTGGAAAAGGACAATGCGATTCAA TTTGTCCCAATGGCATAACGAACATCACAGCTCCCAGTGGTGAGCTTGTATATCCTGAGTCAGGTACTTATGGTAAGAATGAGACCAAATGTTGGAGGATTACGGTTCCCGACACTTATGATGGCATTCAGTATCGTATTTCCAG GGTTGACGTAGAAATGTGCACTGCTTGTAAGTGCGACTATCTTCAAACAGGAAATTACTACAACGATTTGCACGTGAAGCCAAAATTATGTGGACGAAATAATTACAACTATTTACAAGGATATATCGTCAACGTCTACTGGCCAACTGAATTTACCTCCGGATCGACGGGCTATCTTCGCTTCGTGTCGGATAATACTGCACATTACACAGGATTTAAGTTGACCTTCATAGCCAAGTCCAGGTCAG CGGGTAGAGTTAACTATCTGAATGCAACCGAAGATGAAACTATTGAGTTTGGCACACCAAAAGTCGACATTGAGAACTACCCCTCAAATTACGAAGAACAGTGGATTTTAATCGTCCCTGAGGGACGGAATGTCCAGATAGACTTTGATATATTTGAGCTGGAAGACAGTGAGGGTTGTAAAAACGATTATGTTGAGTTCCGTGAAGCATCCATCGTGGCTGGTAGTTCCAATGGCGATATTGGTCCAATCCTGACTGGACGCCTGTGTGGAAATACAAAACCAAACTCGATACTGAGTCAAGGGAACATGGTTTGGGTTCAGTTCCTGAGTGACGGTAATTCCACTACTGTAAACAAGGGATTCAAAGCTTCTTTCAAAGCAG GACGGGGAAGCGGATTGCCTGTAAGCCGTCCAATGATGCTTCTTCATTTCTTAGCTTTGATCATGCATGTGTCAAAGAATAACTTGTTCTAG